AATGTTAAATGGAATTGTAAGGAATTTATGACTTTAGTCTGGATCTTAAATAGCTCAAAGTATCTACACCCAGTCTCTGTCACAAACTGCCCCTCCTACCTGCAAAGTCTGCGGATCAAATCCTCAGGCCGCCTTGTTATTATTTTAGGAAAGTCCAGTTTTTCAATGCCTTTGAGAATCAAATTATATGTCACCATTTGATCGGCCCCAGAGAACGGTggactagaaaaagaaaacacactgttACATAAAATTGCTGGCAAGAACACATCTGGTCATTTATTATCCAAGCAAACATTTGAGaatatgaaaacacaaaacaaaacaaaacaaacaaacaaaaaaacaccttcctagCTTGACAATCTGCATTTCAGCCTGTTTAAGGTACTTGAAGGGTGTGAAGTTGGCAAACTGCCTGTAGGAATCAGGGATACTGCATGACATGTGTCTGTCAAAGCAAACCCTGCCCCGAGCCTGACTCAGAAACTTCCATGTTGTATTAACATCAACTGGACACAAAGAAGTGTCATGCAAGTGTGCATGGGGACAAAGAATGAGCCCTGCTCACAGTTCACCCAACCCTCTGCACCCCTTTGCCCCATGAAGGTGAGAACGGCCTGCTGTTAGGTCTTCCTTATAGGAAGCATGAGCATCTGTTAAAGGTGCTCCACACCTGTGTAGAGCCTGTCTGGCTCTTTCCTTGTATGGATAAGCCAGAACTGAGGATAGGTCCCCTGCCTCGATTGTCtgtgacatttctgaaatgatgTATGAGTAGACACatagaagagacaaaaaaaacatatcagTTTGCAAGTTGTTCCTGTTTACTGAtggagaaaataacaaaattcattttaaaaataacctttaaagtgttcttcaaaacagataaataagGTAAGAATTTGGGAGTAGTAGGCACTTACCTGCCAGTAAGGAGTTCGTACACAAGAATCCCAAGGGACCAAAAATCCACACTGAAGTCATGGCCTTTACTCAGAATGACTTCTGGGGCAACATACTCAGGGGTTCCACAAAATGTCCAGGTTTTCTGCCCTGACCCAATCTTCTTTGCAAATCCAAAATCAACCTGATGAAAATGAACATATGCTGTATAACATAGACATGCTTTGCACTGAGAAAGTTTAAGGTCCTAATTGCTTCCACACCTCCTCTAGAGATCTCACAGTCACCAGTAAAACCAATTGTTCATAGCTGAATGATTACAGTGTTTGGGAAGGATAGAGAAGTAATTCCATGGGATTACTGAGTATTAGTAGTCCCATTTACTTTCATGAGTAATTTCCCAGATGATTTCTTGTTTTGGACAGAACAACCCGTGTTCTCCTTGAGGATACAAGATTTACCGCCCATGGAAAAGGGTGGGTTGTTCATTGTCCTCAAGAGTGGATGTTTCAAGCTCTCTGAAGGATaatctctctccaatttgaCTGTCATAGACAAGTACAGCAGGAGTTGTTCACTGTGTTCCCTTTCTACAGAGATAATGTAGAACCTATGATTGCTTGAGGCTGGACAGGGAGGGCATTCTGGTCCTGGGAAAAAATGGTTCCTGCCTTTTCATTAAGAATGGCTGGTGGGAGACAGTGCTTTTAGGGTTTACTCTGTGGCAAGAGCTCTTGGAGGCTGCAGATCCCCATTTTGTGGCTTGAAATAGCTTTGCAATGTCTTTGTTCCTCACCACACAACCAGTAGCCTGCCCTCTTTTCTATTGAAAAGTAAGGGATATTAAACTCCAGGATCCTGGTACTATAATTACATGCTGCCTATTTATATCCCCCTGCAAGGAAACAGGATACGGGCACAAAAAGATAACAGTATGTCTTACCAATTTTATGTATCCTTCAGCatccaaaattaaattttctggCTTCAGGTCCCTGTAGACAATTCCTATGTGATGTAGATAGTCCAAAGCCTCTGTCACACACCCAACACAGAACTTGGTAGTGGGTTCATCAAAGCTgcctctggaagaaaaaaaaaatcattaactttGCAGACAGTATTAACTTCTAAAAATACCTCACTCAATAATCAGATAACATGTAACACCCAGAACATGAACAACATTTTTGCATTGACATTCTGTATGTCACTCATGTGGTTGAAACTAAACCAAATATCTTTTCATGAGACAGCCTTTGAATCATCACATTTTGTAGatcattttgcttgttttgacaATATTTTGAGTGATACTTCATCTCTCACtgcaaaaaaatcccaaaggtTTAGATACACTGCAAGTGCACAATAACCTCATCTGACAGTGAAATGCAGCCACTTTATAATAAAAGAGCCAAATGACaccacagtaaaacaaaaaaaaaaaaaaaaaaaaatgagaacaaggAATTTTTCAACCAATTGAAATGCCAGGTGCTATCACAGAGAACAATCCCACTTGCAAACAAATTTGCTTTGAACACTTTCTGGTGaaagaaagggagcaaaatCCTCAGTCCTACCTCCCTGAAGGACAGTACTTCCAAATGTGAACTAAATCAAACATTGTATTAGGACAACAGTACCATTATATCTGAAGAATATcttcaaacaaattatttctgtaccTCTTGCTGAATTTGGTTGTTCCCATGCTGACAGATTGGATCCAGCCTCTTCGTACACAAAGAAGCAACCAAAAGAGATGATCTCTCCTAACTTGTTTACAGTCTCTATATTTGTGAATGTGTACAAATGAATTACTCCAAGTAATCATTTTTAGACAGGTTCATGAAAGCAAGCATCTTGCTTCTCTAATGCTAACAGAGATCCCACAGCACTTCTAGCCAGAGCAGGGATTCCATTAGTTGCTAAGAAGGATTCCCCTTCTCTCAGTCAGAGAGGGCTGCTTACAGTGTTTTCTTCCTCGGGCTCATTGCTGACTTTTCAGCAGCAGACAGTGCAATATTCTTATGGCAGCTGCCCATGCCATGGTTGTCAGCAGGGAAAGACTGCTCTGCTGCTAGTTACCTGATAATGCAATGTCTTAGCTTAGGACACACTTCACTCATTCCTTTTCTCAAGTTCTACAGATCCCTATCCTTTTGTATAGGAAGCTGCTGCTCAGTTtttcataggacttgttctctgCTTCCTGGAGAGATGGTGAACTGTGGTGGTGGGCAGCAGCAAACTCAGAGACACCAGCATTAGAACCACTAGAGACACGTTCTTCCTCTACCTACATAGATGGGGCCACGAGAGACAAGCTGAGCCTGAAGAACAAACAGTTGCAGGGGTTATGTCCTCCAGGCAGCTCAAAGACAGCCTCTGGCACAATGTTTATGCTATCCGGTTCTTATTTTGCAGTATGTTCACTGATGAGCTGCTCTGCTAAAAGCAGTCACATATTGCAAGTCTAGCCATGAATACAGAAACCATACTATCATCGGCTCATGCCTACTCCTTAGAAACCAGCCACCAAGAAAGTTTGAATACCCCAATAGTCTCTTTTTTCAAATCCAATGGGAAATTAACAGAATGAGACTGAAATGGTATGGCTCTTCTGTGAAACCAGCaggaagtatttattttcagcatctcGTGTATACAAAGAAGTGATGATTGCTCAACAAATTCTCTAACTTTAGAAAGGAGTGGGGAAGAAAGTATTGTAGGGCtatgaattttgaaaatctgatcCCTTTCCCGTTCACAGCCTCCGTAATAGATCTATACCTGTTTAGATCTATATACTCTGTTTAGTCAAGCTAAACAGAGAACCTACTCAGCAGATGTATGGAGCTGACTGGCGATTTCAAAGGACAAGgttccatttctgtttctgttaccTGTCTCTCAGTAAGCTCCACAATTCGCCTCCAAGGCAAGCCTCCAGTAGCATGTATACGTACTTACTATCCTTGAATGTACGATACAGTCTGTGGAGACACAAAAACAGCTATTTAGGGCAAGCAAAATGAATTGCAAGACCCACAATGTCTTTTCTCCAGAACTCATTTATGTGAAACCTCATTCTAATGCTGTTCAGTGGGTCAGGTTTTAAGGAAACTCTACGGTGAACTTACTTCACAATGAATGGAGAACATATCTGTTCAAGAATTCTCTTTTCAGAATAGATATGCTCTTGCTGTTTGGTGTCCACTACATGTTTCTTCTTTATACACTTCATTGCAAAAGCGATGTtctcatttttcactttaacCTGTGAATAAAAACGGTAAGTACATATGAGGTAAAGAAGTTTTGTCCATTCGTTCTCAATAGGTATATTGGTGTCAGTCCATTTCAACACAGCATGGGACTGAAACTGATGACTAGAATGAGGGATAAATGCCAGATTTTCTGCACAACTATTCTGTATGATTTTAAGTAAAGCATGAGAGCTTTTTAGGGTCCCAGTCCATACTTGGGAACTTCACTATAATGAAGATAATGCTATCTTTGTCCTTTATGTGtagagaaaacagcagcagtttggATAGGCACTGTATTTTAAGATTAGTTTATACTGCAATGGGTCCTAATTTCAGTTTGAGGTCTCTAAATACTAgcataatacaaataataataaaaaagcagaggtAGTGTATGAAGA
This genomic window from Aythya fuligula isolate bAytFul2 chromosome 4, bAytFul2.pri, whole genome shotgun sequence contains:
- the PRKG2 gene encoding cGMP-dependent protein kinase 2 isoform X2, translated to MKCIKKKHVVDTKQQEHIYSEKRILEQICSPFIVKLYRTFKDSKYVYMLLEACLGGELWSLLRDRGSFDEPTTKFCVGCVTEALDYLHHIGIVYRDLKPENLILDAEGYIKLVDFGFAKKIGSGQKTWTFCGTPEYVAPEVILSKGHDFSVDFWSLGILVYELLTGSPPFSGADQMVTYNLILKGIEKLDFPKIITRRPEDLIRRLCRQNPTERLGNLRNGINDIKKHRWLNGFNWDGLKVRKLTSPLKRELSGPTDYSYFDSYPPEEGTPPDELSGWDKDF